The nucleotide sequence TTGGTCCCGAATCGGACAGCCTTAGTGCCCGGCGGCCGTGACAAGGCGCACAGGCGTTTTCCGCGCTACTAGCCGGAATAGTGCCGCATGTTTGGCATTTCGCATTAATCGGTGCATTCGATGCGCCGCATGGACGCGTGGTGGCGGCGTCAAGGGCCGGACTGCCGTGACCACGGCTACGACGCCATGTCGTAGATGGGCGTTTTGGGGGGAGATGGGCGGCCGGGTTATCAAGGTGTGGTCAGCCCGGCTTCCCGTGCCGGGTCCATTCTTGCCCGGAGGTTCATTCCGTATGTCGCAGCGCACACAGTCCCGTTCTTCCCGCTCGTCCGTCATGCGTACCCGCGCCGTTGTGCTGGCCGCAGGACTGGGTGTGGCGATGGCGTCCGGGGCCGGGGCCGCGTTCGCAGCGACCGGCAGCGATGCCGGCGCCGGCGCCGCCTCGCTCGGTAAGGTGTCCAACGTTTCGGCCGCTTCCGACATCTCGGCCGTCACCGCCGTACAGAAGCAGGCGGACGCGCAGGCCACGGCCGCCGTCCACGCCAAGCAGGCCAAGGTCGCGAAGGCGGCGGCGGTGAAGAAGGCGGCGGCGAAGAAGGCCGCTTCCTGGATCGACCCCGTCTCGAAGTACCAGCTCACGGCGAAGTTCGACGACGCGGGCAACCGCTGGGCGCACAAGCACTCGGGCCAGGACTACGCGGTGCCGATCGGCACCCCCGTGCACGCCGTGCACACCGGCACCGTCGTGAAGGCGGGCGGCAACGGCGCGGGTGACGGTCCGGCCTACGGCAACGCCGTCGTGATCAAGCACTCGAACGGCAAGTACTCGCAGTACGCGCACCTGTCGAAGGTTCAGGTGCACATAGGCGAGCAGGTCAAGACGGGCGAGCAGATCGCCCTGTCCGGCAACACCGGCAACACGACCGGCCCGCACGTGCACTTCGAGATCCGGACGACCCCGAACTACGGCTCGGCGATCAACCCGGTCACGTTCCTGCACTCCGTCGGCGTCAAGGTGTGACGCTCGGATCCGAGCCGGACCGCTGGTAGGCCTGGCTGATCAATTCGATGGCGACCTCAAGGATGGCATTCCGCTTCTCCTCGGGGTCGCCTTCGACGTCCCGCAGGGCGAACATGCCCGCGTGCATCGTGAAGAGCGCCGACGAGCAGCGGACCCGGTCGATCAGTGAGGGTTCCGGGACCAGCAGCAGACTGGCGAGCCCCATCATGCGGCCCTTGAAGGTCTCGCCGATGCTGAGGTCGCGTACCTCGGCCTGGTTCTCCTGCATGAACCGGAACAGCGGTGTCGCGCCCTGCAGCGCCTCGCTGTAGCGGCGCAGGATCTCCTGCTTGGCCTCCAGCGTCTGGGGCTGTTCCTTCGCCCAGGCGATCAGCTCGTCGAGCGGCCGCGCCAGGTCCTCGAACAGGCTGACCAGGATGTCTTCCTTGGTCTTGAAGTGGTAGTACAGCGCCGCCTTCGTGACGTCGAGCCGTTCGGCGATCTCCCGCAGCGAGGTCTTCTCGTACCCCTGCTCCACGAACAGTTCCAGGGCCACGTCCTGGATCCGCCGGCGGGTGTCCCCCCTACGTGGGTGCTGCGTGCTGCCCATGCGACTCTCCTGAGAATTACTTACTTGACGCCCGGCTAGTACGAGGCTACCTTCCCAGTGTAACCAACTTGCCGGGCGGCAAGTAAGTTCCAGGAAACGAGTGGGGACCATGACTTCTACGGGGAAGCTGTCGAAAGACAAGCCGGCCAAGGCCGAACCTCAGCCGCGCAGCGTACGGGTCGTACTGCTGGCGCTGATGATCGCCATGCTGCTGGCCATGCTGGACAACATGATCGTCGGCACCGCGATGCCGACCATCGTCGGTGAGCTGGGCGGACTGGAACATCTGTCCTGGGTGGTAACCGCGTACACCCTGGCGACGGCGGCGTCGACACCGATCTGGGGCAAGCTCGGCGACCTGTACGGCCGCAAGGGAGTCTTCCTCACCTCGATCGTGATCTTCCTGATCGGCTCCGTGCTGAGCGGTATGGCACAGAACATGAACGAGCTGATCGGCTTCCGGGCCATCCAGGGCCTCGGCGCGGGCGGTCTGATGGTCGGCGTCATGGCGATCATCGGTGACCTCATCCCGCCCCGCGAGCGCGGTAAGTACCAGGGCATGATGGCCGGCGTGATGGCCCTCGCCATGATCGGCGGACCGCTGGTCGGCGGCACCATCACCGACCACCTCGGCTGGCGCTGGAGCTTCTACATCAACATCCCGCTCGGTGCCGTCGCGCTGATCATGATCACGACCGTGCTGCACCTGGAGAAGAAGGACCGCTCCAAGGTCAAGGTCGACTATCTCGGCGCGGGCCTGCTGACCGTCGGCATCACCGCCATCGTGCTCGTCACCACCTGGGGCGGCACGCAGTACGACTGGTCGTCCGCGATCATCATGGAGCTCATCGCGCTGGGTGTCGTCGCCCTCATCGGCTTCGTCGTCGTCCAGACCAGGGCGCCCGAGCCGATCATGCCGCTGCACATCTTCCGCAGCCGCAACTTCACCGTCATGTCGCTGATCGGATTCGTGACCGGCTTCGTGATGTTCGGCGCGACGCTCTTCCTGCCGCTCTACCAGCAGGCGGTGCAGGGCGCCTCGGCCACCAACTCCGGTCTGCTGCTCCTGCCGATGCTGCTGGCGATGATGGTCATCTCGCTGATCGCGGGACGCGTCACCACCAACACGGGCAAGTACAAGATCTTCCCGATCCTGGGCGGCGGCCTGATGGTCGTCGGTCTCTACCTGCTCTCCACGATGGACACCGACACCAGCCGGCTGACCTCCGGCATCTACATGGCGGTGCTCGGCGCGGGCATGGGCTTCCTGATGCAGATCACGATGCTCGTCGCGCAGAACAGCGTCGAGATGAAGGACATGGGCGTCGCCTCCTCGTCCACGACCCTCTTCCGTACGCTCGGCAGCTCCTTCGGTGTCGCGATCATGGGCGCGCTGTTCACCAGCCGCGTGCAGAACGAGATGGCCGCCAGCGCCCACGCCGCAGGACAGGGCGCACCCGCGCTCCAGTCGGCGCAGCTGGACGCGGCGAGCCTGGCGAAGCTGCCGGACGCGATGCGCGAGGCCTACCAGCACGCGGTGGCGGTCGGTACGCACGCCTCGTTCACCCTGGGCGCTGCCATCGCCGTGATCGCCTTCGCCGCCGCCTGGTTCGTCAAGGAGACCCCGCTCAGGGGCGCCGCCCCCAAGCCCGCCGCCACCGACGGCGCTGCCCCGGCGGCAGCGGCCACGGCCACGGCCGACGGCAAGGTCTCCCAGTCCGCCTGACACCCCTCCCCACTCCTGACGGCCCCCGGCGCTGAGCGCCGGGGGCCGTTGTCAGTGGTGCGTGCCACCATCGGAACCATGGGGAGCACGGGAGCGGGCGGGGGCGCGGGTGCGGGGGTGGGCGCGGGTACGGCGCCGGGGCTCGCGCATCTCGCCCATCTGCGGCAGCTGCGCCGGGCCAAGGACGCCATGGACCGGGACTGGGCCGAGCCGCTCGACCTGGCCGCGGTGGCCGCCCACGCCGGCTACTCGCGCTACCACTTCGTGCGGGCCTTCAAGGCGGTCTACGGGCAGACGCCCGGCCGCTATCTGTCCGCCCGGCGGGTCGAGCGCGCCGAGGAGCTGCTGCGGTCGGCCAACCTCACCGTGACGGAGATCTGCGCGCTGGTCGGCTTCGGCAGTCTCGGCAGCTTCACGACGCTGTTCAAGCGGCAGACGGGGTGCACCCCCGGTGAGTACCGCGCGAAGCACGCGGGACGCGGCGCCGCGCTGATACCGGGGTGCTACGCGATGCTGTGGGCCGGCGGGTTCCCCGGCAGGGACCGCAATTCTGAAGAAGCCGGCTGACGGACCCGGCGCCTACGGTGGCAGCACGGCCGTACAGGACCGCCGAATCCGAGGAGCGCGTCATGATCAAGGGTCTCGCCATCGCCACCGTCTGGGTTCTGGACCACGACAGGGCGAAGGAGTTCTACACGGAGAAGCTCGGCTTCGAGCTGCGCACCGACATGACCATGGGTGAGGGCGGCATGCGCTGGCTCACCGTCGGCGCCAAGGACCAGCCGGACGTGACGCTCACCCTGATGGTGCCCGGCGCCCCCGCCATGGACGAGGAGTCGGCCGAGGCGGTCAGGAAGCTCGTCGCCAAGGGCGTCCTCGGCGCGGGTGTGCTGGCCACCGACGACATCCACGGGGACTACGCGACGCTCAAGGCGCGCGGCGTCGAGTTCCTGCAGCCGCCGCAGGAGCGCCCGTACGGCACGGAGGCGATCCTGCGCGACGACTCGGGCAACTGGTTCTCCTTCACCCAGGCCCGGCAGAGCGGCGATCTGGACCTCGACAAGGAATGGTCCTAGCCACCGTCGCGGTACGGCGGCGAGGGCACGTCACGGCTGGTCGGGGAATTTGATCATCGGGAAGCTGCCGGTGTTCGTGGGTGCGTGTTCCGGCAGCCAGAGCACCGCGACCGCGCCTCCCGGCTCGCCCGGTTCGGCCTCCAGGCTCTCGGGCCCGGCGTTGCGGAAGGTCAGCCGTGCGCCGAGGACCCGCGCCTGGCCGGCCGCGATGGTCAGCCCCAGGCCGTGGCCGTGGCCCGCGCGGTCGGTCGCGCCCGTACGGAACCTGCTGGGGCCCTCGCGCAGCAGCGCGTCGGGGAAACCCGGGCCGTGGTCCCTTATCCGGACGACCCGGCCCTCGACGGTCACCTCGACCGGCGTACCGCCGTGCTTGGCCGCGTTGGCCAGCAGATTGCCCAGGATGCGTTCGAGCCGCCGCGGATCCGTGTTGACGAACGAGTCCTGCACCAGCCGGATCGTCACCGCGGGGTCCAGCGTCGCCACCCGGCGCGCCACGAACTCGCCGAGGGCGATCTCCTGCAGCTCGGCACGTTCCGAGGCGCTGTCGAGCCGGGCCACCTCCAGGACGTCCTCGACGAGGGTCCGCATCGCCTGCGCCCGGTCACGCACCAGCTCGGTCGGGCGCCCCGGCGGCAGCAGCTCGGCCGCCGTGAGCAGACCCGTCACCGGCGTGCGCAGCTCGTGCGCGATGTCGGCGGTGACCCGGCGCTCCGCCTCGATCCGTTCGTTCAGCGCATCGGTCAGCGCGTCGACGGCGCCGGCCAGATCGTCGGTCTCGTCGCGCACGATCCCGCCGACCGCGTCACCGACCCGTACGTCCGTGTTGCCCTGCGCGACCCGGCCCGCCGCTGCCGCCGCCTTCCGCAGCCGCCGCGAGAGCTGGCCGCCGATCAGCACGCCCAGCGCGCAGCCACCGAAGACCACCGAGACCGAGCCGATGAGCAGCGCCCGGTCCAGGTCCGTCATGATCGCCGTGGACCGTCCGGCGAACCTGCTGTGCAGCGACAGCACCGCGCCGTTGCCGAGCGGGACGGCCGCCCAGACGTCGGGGCCGCCGCCGGTGTCCTGGACATAGGTGGCGCGGCGGCCGTGCCGCGTCTTGTCCTGGAGGTCCCGGGGCAGCGCCGGGTCGTTGATCTTCGTGTTGAACTTGGCGTCCTTGGTGGTGTCGTACATCCGCTGCGCGAACAGCAGCCGCTCCAGCTGCACCTCGCGCGCGTTGTCGAGCATCGAGACACGGGCCGCGTTGTGCACCACGAGGCTCAGCGCCGCCGCGACGAGCGCGCCGACGACGGCGATGGCGATGCTGATCTTCCACCGGACCCCGGTGCGCAGGGCGAGTCGCTTCATATGAGGAGCCGCATCAGGAGTCGCTTCATGCCTTGAGCTTGTAGCCGAAGCCGCGGACGGTCTCGATCCGGTCCTGGCCGATCTTCGTGCGCAGTCGCTGTACGTGGACGTCCACGACGCGCGTGTCACCGCCCCAGCCGTAGTCCCACACGCGTTCGAGCAGTCTGTCACGCGAGAAGACCGTGCCGGGCGCGGCGGAGAACTCCAGCAGCAGCCGCATCTCGGTCGGCGTCAGCGACACCGGGCGGCCGGCCCTGCGGACCTCCATGCCCTCCGTGTCGATCTCCACGTTCCCGAAGGTCAGCACGCCGCCCCTGGCGCCGGGCTCCGGCTGCCGGTCCTGGCCGGGCGCGGGTCCGCCGGCATGGCCGAACCGGCGCAGCACGGCGCGGATCCGGGCGACCAGGACGGCGCCGTCGAACGGCTTCGTCACGTAGTCGTCGGCCCCGGCCTCCAGGCCGAGCACCACGTCGATCGAGTCGGCGCGCGCCGACAGCATGATCACGGGCACCGTCGACTCGTCGCGGATCCGCCGGCACAGGCTGACCCCGTCGAGCCCCGGCACCATCACGTCGAGCAGGGCGATGTCGGGCCGGTCGCTGCGGAAGGCGTCCAGGCCGGCGAGTCCGTCCTGGACCGCTGTGACCACGAAGCCGTCGCGCTCCAGCGCGAGCTGGGTGGCTTCGCGGATGACGTCGTCGTCCTCGACGAACAGGACATGGGTGTCGGCCATTGCCGTGGCTCTCAGCTCTCAGTTCTCGCTCGGTACGGTCTGCCCGGAACCGGAACCGGACTCGGACTCGGGCTCGGGCTCCGGTTCGTCGAGACCGCCGCCCCCGACCGCCCTGCTGTAGCTGTTGCGCACCCGGTAGCGCTCGGTGAACTTGGTGTTCGTCCAGGCGTAGGTCACCACGTCCTCGCTCGACGGGTACGACACCGAGTCGCCCTTCGCGTACACGGGCTGGGTGACGACCAGCTCGCCCCGGTCGATGGTGGCGTAGACGGCGGGTTCCTCGGCGGCGAACACGTTCCGGTACCCGCCGGTCAGGGTGTCGGCCGGGTCCTCGCGGTACACGTACGTCCCGACGCCCATCGCGTCGCCGCACGTCATGACATTGACCACCACGTAGTGGGCGGTGCTGCCGGTGAGATCGCCGTACGAGGTGTCCACCGGGTACGCGTCCTTGTCGCACGGCTTCAGACCGGCCTTGACGCGCTCGCTGACCGCCGGGTCCCTGCGCAGCAGCGCCACGGCGTCCACCGACTTGGGGGGTGGCGACGCGGAGACCGACGGGGTGGGCACACCGCGCTCCAGGGGCGCCGGCGCCGCGGGACCCTCGTCCCTCGTGCCCGTACCGCCCGCCGAGCAACCGGTCGTGAGCAGGCCGAAGGCGGCGAGCCCGGCCAGTGCCGTACCGCTCGCCGCCAACGATCCGCTTCTCAGGCCGCGCACCTCTCCTGCCCCCGTCCCTCACGATCCTCTTCGCACCGCCGGCTCTCCAGCTCCTCGCGGAGCCGGGCCAGCGCCCGGTGCAGCGTGCTCTTGACCGTACCCGCAGACATTCCGAGCGCGGCGGCGGTCTCCTCCGTGCTCATCTGCTCCCAGTGTCGCAGGACGACCACACTGCGCTGCTTGGGTGCCAGCACGGACAGGATGTCCATCAGCAGGGCCCGGTCGGCGTGCTGCTCGGTGCCGTCCTCGATGCTCGCGTCGGGCAGCTGCTCGGTGGGGATCTCGTCGAGCTTGCGCGCCCGCCACCACTCGGTACGGGTGTTGATCATGACGCGGCGCAGATAGGCGTCGGCCAGCGACTTGTCGGCGATGCCGTCCCAGCGGCGGTACGTACGCGCCAGCGCGGTCTGCAGCAGGTCCTGGGCGTCGACGGGATCGGGCACGAGCCGCCGGGCGCTGCGCAGCAGGGCGTCCTGCCGTGTCCGTACGTACTCCTCGAAACCGATTACCTCACCGTGCGCCATGCCAACCGCCTCCGACCCCTGGACCTTCCCCGCCGTTCTCTGCCACACCAGAAATTACGGAGCTGTTGTCACGGGGCTGTGCGGGTCAGCCATAGGCGGGCGCACGGCTGTCCATCGGTTGTGTAACGACCGGACAAATGCCCGACCGGCGGGGGGCCGGACCGGGCACGGGTCCACGCGGCGCTGTCCTTGTTACCTCTGTACCTCTGTACCTCGGTTACCTCTGCGGCAGTTGGTACCTGCCGTGCTCCAGCGGTTCGACCAGTCCGTCGGCGACGAGACCGTCCAGCGCACGCGCCCGCTGCACCGGTTCGTCCCACACCGCGTCGAGCACCCGCTGCTCCACCGGCGTCACGGCCTCGCGCAGCACGGCGAGCAGCTTGCCGCGCACCTGCCGGTCGGTGCCCGCGTACGTCTGGCCGCGCCGCGCCGCGCCCTCGTGGGCCGGCTTGCCCGCCAGCCGCCAGGCGCAGGCGGTCGCGATCGGGCAGCGCTCGCAGGACTCGTTCTTCGCCGTGCAGAGCAGGGCGCCCAGCTCCATCGAAGCAGCGGCCCAGCGCGCGGCCGTGCCGCTGTCGGCGGGCAGTAGCGCGCGGGCGAGTTTGCGCTCGGCCGCCGTCGTCGCGTTCGGCGGGTACTGCGTACCCGTGACGGCGCGGGCGAAGACCCGGCGCACATTCGTGTCGAGCACGGCATGGCGCTGCCCGTACGCGAACGAGGCGACGGCGGCGGCCGTGTACTCGCCGATGCCGGGCAGCGCGAGCAGCTGCCCGTGCTCGCGCGGTACGTCACCGCCGTACCGTTCCGTTATCGCCTGCGCCGCCCCGTGCAGCCGCAGAGCCCTGCGCGGGTAGCCGAGTCTGCCCCAGGCGCGCACCGCCTCGCCGGGGGGCTCGGCCGCCAGGTCGGCGGGGCGCGGCCAGCGGGCGAGCCACTGCTCGTAGACGGGCAGCACCCGGCTCACCGGGGTCTGCTGGAGCATGAACTCACTGACCATCACGCCCCAGGCGCCCGCTTCGGGGCGGCGCCAGGGCAGGTCGCGCGCGTGCGTCTCGAACCACGCGATGACGGGAGTGTGCAGGGCGGCCGGGTCGTCCGGGCTGGGGGATGCGGCGGTCGTCGCAGGAGTAACAGTCATGGCAGCACCGATCCTGGCATGCTCCGGCGGCCCTGGGCGATCAGCCCCGCGCACGGCGGTGAGGGAACGCGGCGGGGGGCCGTGGCGGGCGGCGCGGCGGGGAACGTACTGGACGAAAGCGGATGCCCCGGTCGCCACCCCGGGATGATGATCCGTAAAACTTGCCGAGACGAGCGGCATGTGGGGCAGGAGTTGGCCCTGATCTCTCGTACAGTTTGCGCCGTGGGATCTATGCGCAATCCGGTCGGGCCGCTTCCCTCCTCCATCTACTGGCGACGGAGGGCAGTAGCGGCGACGCTGGTTGCGCTGCTCGCGCTCCTGATCGTGTGGATCGTCACCCAGGGCGGCGGCGGGAAGAAGAAGCCCGACGACAACAACGGCGGCGCGGCCCCCGCGACCTCGATCACCCCTGGCCCCTCGGGCTCAGGACCCGCCATCAGCGAACAGCCGGGCGGGCGCGACGAGTCGGGCGGCACCGGCAGCGGTGCCACCGGCGGCGGTGACGGCGACAAGAACGGCGACACGTCGGGCACGTCCGGCGGCGGCACGGGCCCCGGCGCGACCCAGCCCCCCGGCGGTACGGGGTCGGGCGGCGCCGGCGGGACAGCGGCGGGCGGTACGGGCACGGGTGGCGCGGGCGGTACGGCAGGCAGCACCGGCCGCCAGGTACCGGTCAGCTCGACGCTCCCCACCTGCGCGCGCAACTCCCTCACGCTGCGGCTCGACAGTACGAAGGTCGCCTACGCGCCGGGCGAGAAGCCGGCGTTCCGGCTCGTCGCCACGAACACGTCGAACACCGCCTGCAAGGCGGACTTCGGGCCGAAGGCGGTCGTACTGACCGTCACCAACGCCGATGACGACGACGTCTGGTCGTCCAAGGACTGCCCGAAGACCGGCAGCGCGTACTTCGAGGTCCCGGCCGGCGCGACGATCACCCGGGTCGTGCAGTGGGACCGCAAGCAGAGCGCACCGAACTGCCCGACCCCGGCGGCCAAGGCGAAGGCCGTGGGGCCCGGCACCTACCTGGTGGAGATCAAGTCGGCGGGCGCCTCGGTGCAGCTCGGCCAGAAGTCCATCCGCCTCGACAAGGACTGAGGCCGGTCCGGCCCGGCCGGGCGCTCCCGGCGGGCGACAGATCGCGGACGCCTGCTAGGCCGGACAGGACCTAGACGTAGCGCTCCAGGATCGACGACTCCGCCAGCCGGGACAGGCCCTCGCGGACGCTGCGGGCGCGGGCCTCGCCGACCCCGTCGACCGTCTGCAGGTCGTCCACGCTCGCGGCGAGCAGCTTCTGCAGACCGCCGAAGTGCTCCACGAGCCGCTCGATGATGGCGCCGGGCAGCCGCGGCACCTTCGCCAGCAGCCGGTAACCGCGCGGCGACACCGCAGAGTCCAGCGTCTCCGGTGATCCGCTGTAGCCCAACGCGCGCGCCACCACGGCCAGTTCCAGCAGCTCGGCGTGGCTGGGCGAGCCCAGGTCCGCCAAGGCCTCGTCCACCGTGCGCGAGCGCTTCGCCGTCGGCTCCGGGACGTAGTCCCGTACGACCAGCTCGCGCTCCGGCTCCACGCCCGCGATCAACTCGTCCAGCTGGAGGGAGAGCAGCCGGCCGTCGGTGCCCAGCTCCACCACGTACTCCGCGATCTCCGTGGCGATCCTGCGCACCATCTCCAGGCGCTGCGCGACAGCCGTGACGTCACGGACCGTCACCAGATCCTCGATCTCCAGCGCGGAGAGCGTCCCGGCGACCTCGTCGAGCCGCAGCTTGTAGCGCTCCAGCGTCGCCAGCGCCTGGTTCGCGCGGGAGAGGATCGCCGCCGACTCCTCCAGGACCCGGCGCTCACCGTTCACGTACAGGGCGATCAGCCGCATCGACTGCGAGACCGAGACGACGGGGAACCCGCACTGCTTGGAGACGCGGTCGGCCGTGCGGTGCCGGGTGCCGGTCTCCTCGGTGGGGATCGAGGACTCGGGGACCAGCTGCACGCCGGCCCGCAGGATCTTCGTGATGTCCTTGTCTAGGATGAGCGCGCCGTCGAGCTTGCACAGCTCGCGCAGGCGCGTGGCGGTGAACTCCACATCCAGCACGAACCCGCCCGTGCACATCGACTCGACGGTCTTGTCCATGCCGAGGACGATCAGACCGCCGGTGTTGCCGCGCAGGATCCGCTCCAGGCCGTCGCGCAGCGCCATTCCAGGCGCGACGGCGCTCAGCGAGGCGCGCATCAAAGCTTCGTTGCCGGAGCCCGCGCCGGACTTTCCGGGTGCTGATGCCCGGTCGTTGGCTGCCACTGCATTCCTCCGGCTCGTACGGATGGGCGAGACCAGGGCAAAGTCTACCGGCGCGCGTTGTCCTCCCGTGGTGCCTCGGCGCGACCCCGGCGCGGCAGGGCCCTCAGCGCTTCACCTATGTCGGCGACTTCTATGACCTTCATACCGGCCGGGATCTTGCCCGGATCGCGCGGTACGAGGGCGTGGGTGAAGCCCAGCCGATGGGCTTCGGAGAGCCTGCGCTGCACGCCGGTGACCCGTCTGACCTCACCCGCGAGCCCCACCTCGCCGATCGCGACGAGGTTCTTCGGCAGCGGGGTGTCGCCGGCGGCCGAGGCCAGCGCGAGCGCCACCGCGAGATCGGCGGCGGGCTCGGACAGCTTCACCCCGCCGACCGTGGCGCAGTAGATGTCCCGTTTGCCCAGCGCACTGATCCGTCCGCGCTGCTCCAGCACGGCCAGCATCATCGACACCCGGGAGGTCTCAAGACCCGAGGTCGTGCGCCGGGGTGACGGGATCTGCGAATCGACGGTCAGCGCCTGCACCTCGGCAACCAGCGGCCTGCGGCCTTCGAGCGTGACGGTCAGACAGGTGCCGGGCACGGGCTCGTCACGCCGGGTGAGGAACAGCCCCGACGGGTCGGCGAGTCCGGTGATCCCCTCGTCGTGCAGCTCGAAGCAGCCGACCTCGTCGGTCGCCCCGTACCGGTTCTTGATACCGCGCACCAGCCGCAGCCGGGCGTGCCGGTCGCCCTCGAACGACAGCACCACGTCCACCAGGTGCTCCAGCAGCCGGGGCCCGGCGATGGCGCCGTCCTTGGTGACATGGCCCACCAGGATCGTGGACATGCCGCGCTCCTTCGACGCGCGGATCAGCGCCCCCGCGACCTCGCGGACCTGCGCCATCCCGCCGGGCGCGCCGTCGATCTCCGGCGAGGCGACGGTCTGTACGGAGTCCAGCACCAGCAGGGCGGGTTTGACGGCGTCGAGATGACCGAGCACGGACGACAGGTCCGTCTCGGCCGCGAGATAGAGATGGTCGTCGATGGCCTTGATCCGGTCGGCGCGCAGCCGCACCTGGC is from Streptomyces sp. NBC_00370 and encodes:
- a CDS encoding M23 family metallopeptidase, whose amino-acid sequence is MSQRTQSRSSRSSVMRTRAVVLAAGLGVAMASGAGAAFAATGSDAGAGAASLGKVSNVSAASDISAVTAVQKQADAQATAAVHAKQAKVAKAAAVKKAAAKKAASWIDPVSKYQLTAKFDDAGNRWAHKHSGQDYAVPIGTPVHAVHTGTVVKAGGNGAGDGPAYGNAVVIKHSNGKYSQYAHLSKVQVHIGEQVKTGEQIALSGNTGNTTGPHVHFEIRTTPNYGSAINPVTFLHSVGVKV
- a CDS encoding TetR/AcrR family transcriptional regulator, with the protein product MGSTQHPRRGDTRRRIQDVALELFVEQGYEKTSLREIAERLDVTKAALYYHFKTKEDILVSLFEDLARPLDELIAWAKEQPQTLEAKQEILRRYSEALQGATPLFRFMQENQAEVRDLSIGETFKGRMMGLASLLLVPEPSLIDRVRCSSALFTMHAGMFALRDVEGDPEEKRNAILEVAIELISQAYQRSGSDPSVTP
- a CDS encoding MDR family MFS transporter; amino-acid sequence: MTSTGKLSKDKPAKAEPQPRSVRVVLLALMIAMLLAMLDNMIVGTAMPTIVGELGGLEHLSWVVTAYTLATAASTPIWGKLGDLYGRKGVFLTSIVIFLIGSVLSGMAQNMNELIGFRAIQGLGAGGLMVGVMAIIGDLIPPRERGKYQGMMAGVMALAMIGGPLVGGTITDHLGWRWSFYINIPLGAVALIMITTVLHLEKKDRSKVKVDYLGAGLLTVGITAIVLVTTWGGTQYDWSSAIIMELIALGVVALIGFVVVQTRAPEPIMPLHIFRSRNFTVMSLIGFVTGFVMFGATLFLPLYQQAVQGASATNSGLLLLPMLLAMMVISLIAGRVTTNTGKYKIFPILGGGLMVVGLYLLSTMDTDTSRLTSGIYMAVLGAGMGFLMQITMLVAQNSVEMKDMGVASSSTTLFRTLGSSFGVAIMGALFTSRVQNEMAASAHAAGQGAPALQSAQLDAASLAKLPDAMREAYQHAVAVGTHASFTLGAAIAVIAFAAAWFVKETPLRGAAPKPAATDGAAPAAAATATADGKVSQSA
- a CDS encoding helix-turn-helix transcriptional regulator, whose amino-acid sequence is MDRDWAEPLDLAAVAAHAGYSRYHFVRAFKAVYGQTPGRYLSARRVERAEELLRSANLTVTEICALVGFGSLGSFTTLFKRQTGCTPGEYRAKHAGRGAALIPGCYAMLWAGGFPGRDRNSEEAG
- a CDS encoding VOC family protein; translation: MIKGLAIATVWVLDHDRAKEFYTEKLGFELRTDMTMGEGGMRWLTVGAKDQPDVTLTLMVPGAPAMDEESAEAVRKLVAKGVLGAGVLATDDIHGDYATLKARGVEFLQPPQERPYGTEAILRDDSGNWFSFTQARQSGDLDLDKEWS
- the cseC gene encoding two-component system sensor histidine kinase CseC; its protein translation is MKRLALRTGVRWKISIAIAVVGALVAAALSLVVHNAARVSMLDNAREVQLERLLFAQRMYDTTKDAKFNTKINDPALPRDLQDKTRHGRRATYVQDTGGGPDVWAAVPLGNGAVLSLHSRFAGRSTAIMTDLDRALLIGSVSVVFGGCALGVLIGGQLSRRLRKAAAAAGRVAQGNTDVRVGDAVGGIVRDETDDLAGAVDALTDALNERIEAERRVTADIAHELRTPVTGLLTAAELLPPGRPTELVRDRAQAMRTLVEDVLEVARLDSASERAELQEIALGEFVARRVATLDPAVTIRLVQDSFVNTDPRRLERILGNLLANAAKHGGTPVEVTVEGRVVRIRDHGPGFPDALLREGPSRFRTGATDRAGHGHGLGLTIAAGQARVLGARLTFRNAGPESLEAEPGEPGGAVAVLWLPEHAPTNTGSFPMIKFPDQP
- the cseB gene encoding two-component system response regulator CseB; the protein is MADTHVLFVEDDDVIREATQLALERDGFVVTAVQDGLAGLDAFRSDRPDIALLDVMVPGLDGVSLCRRIRDESTVPVIMLSARADSIDVVLGLEAGADDYVTKPFDGAVLVARIRAVLRRFGHAGGPAPGQDRQPEPGARGGVLTFGNVEIDTEGMEVRRAGRPVSLTPTEMRLLLEFSAAPGTVFSRDRLLERVWDYGWGGDTRVVDVHVQRLRTKIGQDRIETVRGFGYKLKA
- a CDS encoding SigE family RNA polymerase sigma factor codes for the protein MAHGEVIGFEEYVRTRQDALLRSARRLVPDPVDAQDLLQTALARTYRRWDGIADKSLADAYLRRVMINTRTEWWRARKLDEIPTEQLPDASIEDGTEQHADRALLMDILSVLAPKQRSVVVLRHWEQMSTEETAAALGMSAGTVKSTLHRALARLREELESRRCEEDREGRGQERCAA
- a CDS encoding A/G-specific adenine glycosylase; the protein is MTVTPATTAASPSPDDPAALHTPVIAWFETHARDLPWRRPEAGAWGVMVSEFMLQQTPVSRVLPVYEQWLARWPRPADLAAEPPGEAVRAWGRLGYPRRALRLHGAAQAITERYGGDVPREHGQLLALPGIGEYTAAAVASFAYGQRHAVLDTNVRRVFARAVTGTQYPPNATTAAERKLARALLPADSGTAARWAAASMELGALLCTAKNESCERCPIATACAWRLAGKPAHEGAARRGQTYAGTDRQVRGKLLAVLREAVTPVEQRVLDAVWDEPVQRARALDGLVADGLVEPLEHGRYQLPQR
- the disA gene encoding DNA integrity scanning diadenylate cyclase DisA, encoding MAANDRASAPGKSGAGSGNEALMRASLSAVAPGMALRDGLERILRGNTGGLIVLGMDKTVESMCTGGFVLDVEFTATRLRELCKLDGALILDKDITKILRAGVQLVPESSIPTEETGTRHRTADRVSKQCGFPVVSVSQSMRLIALYVNGERRVLEESAAILSRANQALATLERYKLRLDEVAGTLSALEIEDLVTVRDVTAVAQRLEMVRRIATEIAEYVVELGTDGRLLSLQLDELIAGVEPERELVVRDYVPEPTAKRSRTVDEALADLGSPSHAELLELAVVARALGYSGSPETLDSAVSPRGYRLLAKVPRLPGAIIERLVEHFGGLQKLLAASVDDLQTVDGVGEARARSVREGLSRLAESSILERYV